The Ciconia boyciana chromosome 32, ASM3463844v1, whole genome shotgun sequence genome includes a window with the following:
- the COPS6 gene encoding COP9 signalosome complex subunit 6 encodes MAAAAAGASSSAAGSNGAGGMEVDVAGTIRGAAPAHRTSGVTGSVSVALHPLVILNISDHWIRMRSQEGRPGQVIGALIGRQEGRNIEVMNSFELLSHAVDGHVLIDKEYYYTKEEQFKQVFKELEFLGWYTTGGPPDPSDIHVHKQVCEIIESPLFLKLNPMTKHTDLPVSVFESVIDIINGEATMLFAELTYTLATEEAERIGVDHVARMTATGSGENSTVAEHLIAQHSAIKMLHSRVKLILEYVRASEAGEVPFNHEILREAYALCHCLPVLSTDKFKTDFYDQCNDVGLMAYLGTITKTCNTMNQFVNKFNILYDRQGIGRRMRGLFF; translated from the exons atggcggcggcggcggccggcgccTCTTCCTCCGCGGCGGGGAGCAACGGGGCCGGCGGGATGGAGGTGGACGTGGCAGGTACCAtccgcggggccgccccggcacACCGGACCAGC GGGGTGACGGGCAGCGTCTCGGTGGCCCTGCACCCCCTCGTCATCCTCAACATCTCCGACCACTGGATCCGCATGCGCTCGCAGGAGGGGCGCCCTGGACAAG TGATCGGGGCCCTCATCGGGCGGCAGGAGGGCCGCAACATCGAGGTGATGAATTCCTTCGAGCTGCTCTCGCACGCGGTGGATGGGCACGTCCTCATCGACAAGGAGTACTACTACACCAAGGAGGAGCAGT TCAAGCAAGTGTTCAAGGAGCTGGAGTTCCTGGGCTGGTACACGACCGGGGGCCCCCCCGACCCCTCCGACATCCACGTCCACAAGCAG GTCTGTGAGATCATCGAGAGCCCTCTCTTTCTCAAGCTGAACCCCATGACGAAGCACACGGAC cttccTGTCAGCGTCTTTGAGTCCGTCATTGACATCATCAACGGGGAG gccACGATGCTGTTTGCGGAGCTGACCTACACCCTGGCCACCGAGGAGGCCGAGCGCATCGGGGTCGACCACGTGGCCCGAATGACGGCGACCGGCAGCGGGGAGAACTCCAcgg TGGCCGAGCACCTCATCGCCCAGCACAGCGCCATCAAGATGCTGCACAGCCGGGTCAAGCTGATCCTGGAGTACGTGCGAGCTTCTGAGGCCG GCGAGGTGCCCTTCAACCACGAGATCCTGCGCGAAGCCTATGCCCTGTGCCACTGCCTGCCCGTCCTCAGCACCGACAAGTTCAAGACCGACTTCTACGAC caatgCAACGACGTGGGGCTGATGGCCTACCTGGGCACCATCACCAAGACCTGCAACACCATGAACCAGTTCGTCAACAAGTTCAACATCCTCTACGACCGGCAGGGCATCGGCCGACGCATGCGGGGGCTCTTCTTCTAG
- the MCM7 gene encoding DNA replication licensing factor MCM7 isoform X2 — protein MAPRDYAAEKEKAKRFLQNFYRDGADGGKEFPYREQLTALAHRERVALYVALDDVAEDDPELAEAVCDNAKRYGRLFADAVHELLPLYKEREVSRKDVLDVYIEHRLLLEQRGQDAGDTRSPQNQYPPELLRRFELYFKAPSTAKARVVRDVKADCIGKLVTVRGIITRVTEVKPMMVVATYSCDQCGAETYQPIQSPTFMPLLMCPSRECQTNRSGGRLYLQSRGSKFIKFQELKMQEHTDQVPVGHLPRSINVAVHGENTRLAQPGDHVSVTGVFLPLLKTGFRQMAQGLLSETYLEAHCIVKMNKSEEDESGTGELSEEELRQITEEDFYDKLASSIAPEIYGHEDVKKALLLLLVGGVDRNPHGMKIRGNINICLMGDPGVAKSQLLSYIDRLAPRSQYTTGRGSSGVGLTAAVLRDPLTGELALEGGALVLADRGVCCIDEFDKMLEADRTAIHEVMEQQSISIAKAGVLATLNARCAILAAANPAYGRYNPKRSLEHNIQLPAALLSRFDLLWLIQDRPDRDNDLRLAQHITYVHQHSRQPPCSFQQLDMKLMRRYIAMCKRKQPVVPEALADYITAAYVEMRKEAWANKDTTYTSARTLLGILRLATALARLRLVDVVEKEDVNEAMRLMEMSKDSLLGDKGQQSRVQRPADAIFAAVRELAGGRGRAVPYAEALQRCLAKGFTPAQVQAALQEYEELNVLQVNPARTRITFV, from the exons ATGGCGCCGCGCGACTACGCCGCTGAGAAAG AAAAGGCGAAGCGGTTCCTGCAGAACTTCTACCGCGATGGCGCTGACGGCGGCAAGGAGTTCCCGTACCGGGAGCAGCTG acGGCGCTGGCGCACCGGGAGCGCGTGGCGCTGTACGTGGCGCTGGACGACGTGGCGGAGGACGACCCCGAGCTGGCCGAGGCCGTCTGCGACAACGCCAAGCGCTACGGCCGCCTGTTCGCTGACGCTGTCCACGAGCTGCTGCCGCTGTACAAGGAGCGCGAG gtgtcccgCAAGGACGTGCTGGATGTGTACATCGAGCAccggctgctgctggagcagcggGGCCAGGACGCGGGGGACACCCGCAGCCCCCAGAACCAGTACCCCCCCGAGCTGCTGCGGCGCTT cgaGCTGTACTTCAAGGCCCCCTCCACCGCCAAAGCCCGCGTGGTCCGCGATGTCAAGGCCGACTGCATCGGGAAGCTGGTGACTGTCCGCGGCATCATCACCCGCGTCACCGAGGTCAAGCCCATGATGGTGGTGGCCACCTACAGCTGTGACCAGTGTGGGGCCGAGACCTACCAGCCT ATCCAGTCGCCCACCTTCATGCCGCTGCTGATGTGCCCGAGCCGCGAGTGCCAGACGAACCGCTCGGGGGGGCGGCTCTACCTGCAGAGCCGCGGCTCCAAGTTCATCAAGTTCCAGGAGCTGAAGATGCAGGAGCAT ACCGACCAGGTGCCGGTGGGGCACCTTCCCCGCTCCATCAACGTGGCCGTGCACGGGGAGAACACGCGCCTGGCCCAGCCCGGGGACCACGTCAGCGTCACCGGCGtcttcctgcctctgctgaaGACCGGCTTCCGCCAGATGGCCCAG GGCTTGCTCTCTGAGACCTACCTGGAGGCCCACTGCATCGTGAAGATGAACAAGAGCGAGGAGGACGAGTCGGGGACCGGGGAGCTGAGCGAGGAGGAGCTCCGGCAGATCACAG AGGAGGACTTCTACGACAAGCTGGCCTCCTCTATTGCCCCTGAGATCTACGGCCACGAGGACGTGAAGaaggcgctgctgctgctgctggtgggcgGCGTGGATCGCAACCCCCACGGCATGAAGATCCGGG GCAACATCAACATCTGCCTCATGGGCGACCCCGGCGTGGCAAAGTCGCAGCTCCTGTCCTACATCGACCGCCTGGCCCCCCGCA gCCAATACACAACAGGCCGGGGCTCCTCGGGCGTGGGGCTGACGGCGGCCGTGCTGCGGGACCCGCTGACGGGGGAGCTGGCGCTGGAGGGGGGCGCGCTGGTGCTGGCCGACCGGGGCGTCTGCTGCATCGATGAGTTTGACAAGATGTTGGAGGCCGACCGCACAGCCATCCACGAGGTGATGGAGCAGCAGAGCATCTCCATCGCCAAGGCGGGCGTGCTGGCCACCCTCAACGCCCGCTGCGCCATCCTGGCTGCCGCCAACCCCGCCTACGGCCGCTACAACCCCAAGCGCAGCCTGGAGCACAACATCCAGCTGCCTGCCGCCCTCCTCTCCCGCTTCGACCTGCTCTGGCTCATCCAGGACCGCCCCGACCGTGACAATGACCTGCG cctaGCCCAGCACATCACCTACGTGCACCAGCACAGCCGCCAGCCCCCctgctccttccagcagctTGACATGAAGCTCATGAG GCGCTACATCGCTATGTGCAAGCGGAAGCAGCCGGTGGTACCGGAGGCTTTGGCCGACTACATCACAGCCGCCTACGTGGAGATGCGGAAGGAGGCCTGGGCCAACAAGGACACAACCTACACCTCGGCGCGCACCTTGCTGGGCATCCTCCGCCTGGCCACTGCCCTG GCCCGGTTGCGGCTGGTGGACGTAGTGGAGAAAGAGGATGTGAATGAGGCCATGAGGCTCATGGAGATGTCGAAGGACTCGCTGctgggggacaagggacagcaAAGCCG GGTGCAGCGTCCGGCCGACGCCATCTTCGCAGCAGTGCGGGAGctggcggggggccggggccgggccgtgcccTACGCCGAGGCCCTGCAGCGCTGCCTGGCCAAGGGCTTCACCCCGGCCCAGGTCCAGGCCGCGCTCCAGGAGTACGAGGAGCTCAACGTGCTGCAGGTCAACCCCGCCCGCACCCGCATCACCTTCGTCTGA
- the MCM7 gene encoding DNA replication licensing factor MCM7 isoform X1, whose protein sequence is MAPRDYAAEKEKAKRFLQNFYRDGADGGKEFPYREQLTALAHRERVALYVALDDVAEDDPELAEAVCDNAKRYGRLFADAVHELLPLYKEREVSRKDVLDVYIEHRLLLEQRGQDAGDTRSPQNQYPPELLRRFELYFKAPSTAKARVVRDVKADCIGKLVTVRGIITRVTEVKPMMVVATYSCDQCGAETYQPIQSPTFMPLLMCPSRECQTNRSGGRLYLQSRGSKFIKFQELKMQEHTDQVPVGHLPRSINVAVHGENTRLAQPGDHVSVTGVFLPLLKTGFRQMAQGLLSETYLEAHCIVKMNKSEEDESGTGELSEEELRQITASFAAFAEEDFYDKLASSIAPEIYGHEDVKKALLLLLVGGVDRNPHGMKIRGNINICLMGDPGVAKSQLLSYIDRLAPRSQYTTGRGSSGVGLTAAVLRDPLTGELALEGGALVLADRGVCCIDEFDKMLEADRTAIHEVMEQQSISIAKAGVLATLNARCAILAAANPAYGRYNPKRSLEHNIQLPAALLSRFDLLWLIQDRPDRDNDLRLAQHITYVHQHSRQPPCSFQQLDMKLMRRYIAMCKRKQPVVPEALADYITAAYVEMRKEAWANKDTTYTSARTLLGILRLATALARLRLVDVVEKEDVNEAMRLMEMSKDSLLGDKGQQSRVQRPADAIFAAVRELAGGRGRAVPYAEALQRCLAKGFTPAQVQAALQEYEELNVLQVNPARTRITFV, encoded by the exons ATGGCGCCGCGCGACTACGCCGCTGAGAAAG AAAAGGCGAAGCGGTTCCTGCAGAACTTCTACCGCGATGGCGCTGACGGCGGCAAGGAGTTCCCGTACCGGGAGCAGCTG acGGCGCTGGCGCACCGGGAGCGCGTGGCGCTGTACGTGGCGCTGGACGACGTGGCGGAGGACGACCCCGAGCTGGCCGAGGCCGTCTGCGACAACGCCAAGCGCTACGGCCGCCTGTTCGCTGACGCTGTCCACGAGCTGCTGCCGCTGTACAAGGAGCGCGAG gtgtcccgCAAGGACGTGCTGGATGTGTACATCGAGCAccggctgctgctggagcagcggGGCCAGGACGCGGGGGACACCCGCAGCCCCCAGAACCAGTACCCCCCCGAGCTGCTGCGGCGCTT cgaGCTGTACTTCAAGGCCCCCTCCACCGCCAAAGCCCGCGTGGTCCGCGATGTCAAGGCCGACTGCATCGGGAAGCTGGTGACTGTCCGCGGCATCATCACCCGCGTCACCGAGGTCAAGCCCATGATGGTGGTGGCCACCTACAGCTGTGACCAGTGTGGGGCCGAGACCTACCAGCCT ATCCAGTCGCCCACCTTCATGCCGCTGCTGATGTGCCCGAGCCGCGAGTGCCAGACGAACCGCTCGGGGGGGCGGCTCTACCTGCAGAGCCGCGGCTCCAAGTTCATCAAGTTCCAGGAGCTGAAGATGCAGGAGCAT ACCGACCAGGTGCCGGTGGGGCACCTTCCCCGCTCCATCAACGTGGCCGTGCACGGGGAGAACACGCGCCTGGCCCAGCCCGGGGACCACGTCAGCGTCACCGGCGtcttcctgcctctgctgaaGACCGGCTTCCGCCAGATGGCCCAG GGCTTGCTCTCTGAGACCTACCTGGAGGCCCACTGCATCGTGAAGATGAACAAGAGCGAGGAGGACGAGTCGGGGACCGGGGAGCTGAGCGAGGAGGAGCTCCGGCAGATCACAG cttccTTCGCTGCCTTCGCAGAGGAGGACTTCTACGACAAGCTGGCCTCCTCTATTGCCCCTGAGATCTACGGCCACGAGGACGTGAAGaaggcgctgctgctgctgctggtgggcgGCGTGGATCGCAACCCCCACGGCATGAAGATCCGGG GCAACATCAACATCTGCCTCATGGGCGACCCCGGCGTGGCAAAGTCGCAGCTCCTGTCCTACATCGACCGCCTGGCCCCCCGCA gCCAATACACAACAGGCCGGGGCTCCTCGGGCGTGGGGCTGACGGCGGCCGTGCTGCGGGACCCGCTGACGGGGGAGCTGGCGCTGGAGGGGGGCGCGCTGGTGCTGGCCGACCGGGGCGTCTGCTGCATCGATGAGTTTGACAAGATGTTGGAGGCCGACCGCACAGCCATCCACGAGGTGATGGAGCAGCAGAGCATCTCCATCGCCAAGGCGGGCGTGCTGGCCACCCTCAACGCCCGCTGCGCCATCCTGGCTGCCGCCAACCCCGCCTACGGCCGCTACAACCCCAAGCGCAGCCTGGAGCACAACATCCAGCTGCCTGCCGCCCTCCTCTCCCGCTTCGACCTGCTCTGGCTCATCCAGGACCGCCCCGACCGTGACAATGACCTGCG cctaGCCCAGCACATCACCTACGTGCACCAGCACAGCCGCCAGCCCCCctgctccttccagcagctTGACATGAAGCTCATGAG GCGCTACATCGCTATGTGCAAGCGGAAGCAGCCGGTGGTACCGGAGGCTTTGGCCGACTACATCACAGCCGCCTACGTGGAGATGCGGAAGGAGGCCTGGGCCAACAAGGACACAACCTACACCTCGGCGCGCACCTTGCTGGGCATCCTCCGCCTGGCCACTGCCCTG GCCCGGTTGCGGCTGGTGGACGTAGTGGAGAAAGAGGATGTGAATGAGGCCATGAGGCTCATGGAGATGTCGAAGGACTCGCTGctgggggacaagggacagcaAAGCCG GGTGCAGCGTCCGGCCGACGCCATCTTCGCAGCAGTGCGGGAGctggcggggggccggggccgggccgtgcccTACGCCGAGGCCCTGCAGCGCTGCCTGGCCAAGGGCTTCACCCCGGCCCAGGTCCAGGCCGCGCTCCAGGAGTACGAGGAGCTCAACGTGCTGCAGGTCAACCCCGCCCGCACCCGCATCACCTTCGTCTGA